CAGCTTGTAGAAGAGCTCCTCCACCGTGCGGCGCACCAGGTGCTCACCGAAGTTGGTGACCTCGGTGTCCTCGTTCACGTACAGCACCCGGCCCGTCTTCTCCACCGAGCCCTTGATCATCTCCCAGTCGTACGGCCACAGGGTGCGCATGTCGATGACCTCGGCGTCCACGCCCTCGGCGGCCAGGTCGTCGGCGGCCTTCTTGCACAGGGGCAGCGTGCGGCCGTAGCTCACCACGGTCACCTGCGAGCCCGCGCGCACCACCTTGCCCTTGCCGATGGGCACCGCGTACGCCTCGAGCGCCGGCCACTGCGGCTTCCACTGCGAGCGGTCTCCCAGCGGCGCGTCGATCATCTTCGACAGCAGCTTGTCGTTGTCCGGCTCGCCCGGAATCCGCTCCTCGCCCTTGATGCGCAACAGCGCCTTGGGCTCCAGGTACATGACGGGGTTGATCTCCTGGCAGGCGGAGATCATCAGGCCGTACGCATCCAGCGGGTTGGAGGGGATGACGATCTTCCAGCCCGGGATATGCGTGGCCGTCGCGTCGAAGGAGTGCGAGTGGTAGAGCGAGCCGCGGATGCCGCTGCCCACCGGCGTCTTCACCACCATGGGCAGGTTCCAGTCCCCATTGGTGGCCCAGCACGTGTTGCCGGCGACCTTCAGCAGATCGATGGTGTTGAAGATGTAGTCGACGAACTGGATCTCCGCGACGGGCTTGGCGCCGGCCATGGCCAGACCGATGGCCATGCCGATGATGCCGCGCTCGTCCAGGGGCGTGTTCCACGCCGTCTTGAGGCCCTGCGTGGCGGTGAAGACGCCGCCCAGGGGGGCGCCCACGTCCTCGCCGAAGATGTCGGTGACGCCGAGGTTCTCCTCGGCGTAGTGCAGGGCCATGCGAACGGCCTGAGCCATGTTGGCCATGGTTACTTCCTCTCCGCGTAGATGTGGTTCCAGATGGTCTCGGGGCCGGGCATCGGCTCCTGGATGACCTGACGGGCCATGGCGGCCATGTCCTCGCTGTAGCGGTTGCGCAGGTCGTCCATCTCCTTGCGCGTGAGGATGCCGTGCTTCTCCAGCCGGGCCTCGAACACGGTCAGGCAGTCCTGCT
The sequence above is drawn from the Archangium gephyra genome and encodes:
- a CDS encoding alpha-ketoacid dehydrogenase subunit beta, yielding MANMAQAVRMALHYAEENLGVTDIFGEDVGAPLGGVFTATQGLKTAWNTPLDERGIIGMAIGLAMAGAKPVAEIQFVDYIFNTIDLLKVAGNTCWATNGDWNLPMVVKTPVGSGIRGSLYHSHSFDATATHIPGWKIVIPSNPLDAYGLMISACQEINPVMYLEPKALLRIKGEERIPGEPDNDKLLSKMIDAPLGDRSQWKPQWPALEAYAVPIGKGKVVRAGSQVTVVSYGRTLPLCKKAADDLAAEGVDAEVIDMRTLWPYDWEMIKGSVEKTGRVLYVNEDTEVTNFGEHLVRRTVEELFYKLMAPPRLLAGKFIPGIGLADPLEMASVPQQGDITAAIRSLASEQP